The following nucleotide sequence is from Firmicutes bacterium ASF500.
CAGGTTAGCATCCCCAAAAGCCTCCTTTCGAAAGGAGGTGCCCCAGTTCGCAAACTGGGGCGGAGGATTGATTTCGCCGCAGGCGAAATGTGCGAAGCAAACGAGGTCTTAGAGCCTCATGTAGGGGCGGATATCATCCGCCCGTCAGGTCCAGGCGATGTCCAGCGGGCGGATAATATCCGCCCCTACAACGTACCCCCGAAGAACGGCGCGCCGGGGGCTATTTTCCTTAAACTATCTATAAAAATTGGAGCAACATTATGCCATATAAAATCGCGTTTATCTCTCTTGGCTGTGCCAAGAACCTGGTGAACACCGAGCAGATGATGGCGCTCTGCCGGGAGGCGGGGCACATTGTCACCGGAGACCCGGAGGGGGCGGACGTGGCGGTGCTGAACACCTGCGGGTTCATCGAGTCGGCCAAGAGCGAGGCCATTGACAACATCATCCAGCTGGGGGAGCTGAAGCAGGCGGGGAAGCTGAAAAAGCTCCTGGTGGCCGGCTGTCTCAGCCAGCGGTATCCCGGGGACATCCGGGCCGAGCTGCCCGAGGCGGACGGCCTGCTGGGCACGGGGAGCTACGCCGACGTGGTGTCCGCTGTGGAAGAGCTGATGACGGGGGAGAGGCCGGAATATTTCGGCGACATCCACCGTACCTATGAGGACGGGGCGCGGCTGGTGACCACCCCGCCCTACACCGCCTACCTGAAAATCGCCGAGGGGTGCTCCAACGGCTGTGCCTTCTGCATCATCCCCAGACTGCGGGGGAAGTACCGCAGCCGGTCCATGGAGGCCCTGCTGGCCGAGGCGAGGAAGCTGGCCGATTCCGGGGTGAAGGAGCTCATTGTCATCGCCCAGGACATCACCCGGTACGGCCTGGACCTGGAGCCCAGGACCTCCCTGGCCCAGCTGGTGAGGGAGCTTTGCGGGCTGGACTTCCACTGGATTCGCCTCCACTACCTGTACCCCGAGGCCGTCACCGACGATCTGATTCAGGTGATCGCCTCGGAGCCCAAGGTGCTCCACTACCTGGACATCCCCATTCAGCACTGCAACGACGGAATTTTGGAAAAAATGCGCCGCCGGAACACCAAGGCGGAGCTGGAGGAGCTTTTCGACAAGCTCCGGGCCGCTATGCCCGACGTGGTTATCCGCACCTCCCTCATCTGCGGCCTGCCCGGCGAGGGGGAGGCGGAGTTCGAGGAGCTGTGCGGCTTCCTGTGGGAGCAGAAGCTCCAGCGGGTTGGGGTGTTTCAGTTCTCCCCGGAGGAGGGCACCCTGGCCGCCGGAATGGAGGACCAGGTGGACCCGGACGCGGCCGCCCGGCGGGTAGAGCTGGTGGTGGACCTCCAGTCCCGGATTATGGACGGTTACAACGAGGAGCGTCTGGGCACGGTGATGGAGGTCCTGTGTGAGGGCTTCGACAGTGAGGCGGGCTGCTATGCCGGCCGCACCTACGCCGACTCGGTGGACATCGACGGCCGGGTGCTCTTCACCGCCGCCGGGCTGGTCCCCGCGGGAGAATTTGTCAACGTGCGCATCACCGGCGTCTCTGACGGAGACCTGACCGGAGAAATTGAGGAATAACGAGGTAATACTATGAATACCGCAAACAAGCTGACCATCCTGCGGGTGGTGATGATTCCCGCCTTCCTGCTGGTGCTGTACCTGGATGTGCCCTATGCCAACTACTGGGCCCTGGCCATCTTCGCCGCCGCCAGTATCACCGACACGCTGGACGGCTACATCGCCCGGCACTACAACCAGATCACCGACTTCGGCAAATTTATGGACCCGCTGGCCGACAAGTGCCTGGTCACCGCCGCCATGCTGTGGTTCGTGGAGGTGGGGCAGATGCCCGCCTGGGCCCTGCTCATCGTGATCGTCCGGGAGTTCGCCGTCTCGGGCCTGCGGATGGTGGCCGCCGACAAGGGGCGGGTCATCGCCGCCGGCTGGTCGGGCAAGGTGAAGACCGCCGCCACTATGGTGTGCGTCCTCCTGATGCTGCTGCCGCTGCCGGAGATCGTGAGCCAGATCGGCACGGCGGTGATCGTGCTGACCACCATCTACTCCGGCGTGGAGTACTTTATGAAAAACGCGGATATTTTGACTGAGGCAGGGTGAGAGCGTCTATGGTCACGTCAAAGCAGAAAAAGGAACTGAAGGAATTTTTGATTCGGGTTCTGATGATCCTTCTGTCCTCGCTGATTATTTCGGTGAACTTTAAGAGCTTCGTCTCGGCGGGCGACCTGTTCCCCGGGGGATTTACGGGGATCACCCGTCTGATCCAGCGGTGCGCCCTGGAGTTTGCCAACGTGGAGCTGCCCTTCGCCCCCATCAACCTGGCGTTCAACGCCATTCCCGCCGCCGTCAGCTATAAGCTGGTGGGCAAGCGGTTCACCATGTACTCCTGCCTGCATATCGTGCTCACCAGTATTTTTACCGACATGATGCCCGCCCTGGACATCACGGAGGATATTCTGCTGATCTGCATCTTTGGCGGTATCATCAACGGCTTTGCCCTCAGTCTGTGCCTGGGGGTGCGGGTGACCAGCGGCGGCACCGATTTTATCGCCATCGCCCTGTCGGAGCGGAAGAACGTGGACGCCTGGAACTATATTTTCTGCGGCAATGTGGTGATGCTGGCGGTGGCCGGATACCTCTTCGGCTGGGACAAGGCGCTGTACTCCATGCTGTTCCAGTACGCCACCACCCAGGTGGTGAAGATGATGGACCCGGACGGGCGGCGGGCCACCCTGCTCATCGTCACCGGCCGGGAGAGCGCCGGAGGTGTGTGCGCTCAGATTCAGGACACCAACCACACCGCCACCCTGGTGGAGGGGGTGGGGCTGTATAACGGCGACCCCTGCGTGATGATCTACTCCGTGGTGGCCGACAGCCAGGTGCGGGCCCTGGTCCGTCGGGTCCGCCAGTCCGACCCCAAGGCCTTTGTCAACGTCCTGCGCACCAACCGGGTGTCGGGAAATTTCTACCGCAGGCCCAGGGATTGAGCGGCCCTGCGGCTGCATGACGGATCGAGCGGTATTTCCAGAGGCTTTCCCAGAAAACTGGCTCCCTCCAGGTGATTCTTATTTTTCCCTTGACTTCTTTTAACTCTTTGTTTGGACATTCCCGCACAAGTGCTCAGCCTTGAAATCTTCCCAGAGGTGGGATATACTAGAGGAAAAGGAAGGGGGAGCTGCTATGAATCAGATTTTAGTGACCCAGGGGGACATCACCCGGCTGGATGTGGAGTGTATCGTCAACGCGGCCAACAGGAGCCTGCTGGGCGGCGGCGGGGTAGACGGCGCCATCCACCGTGCCGCCGGTCCGGGCCTGCTGGCGGAGTGCCGGACGCTCCATGGCTGTGAGACAGGAGAGGCCAAAATTACCAAGGGCTATGACCTGAAGGCGGGTTATGTGATCCATACAGTGGGTCCGATCTACTCCGGAACAGCCCAGGATGAGAGGCTGCTAGCCAGCTGCTACCGGAACAGCTTGGAACTGGCCCGGTCCCACGACATCCACAGCATTGCCTTCCCCGCCATCTCCACCGGCGTCTACGGCTATCCCCTGGAGGAGGCCGTCCCCATCGCGGTTGAAACGGTACGGGCCTGGCTGGCCGGACACCAGGACTACCCTATGACCGTGGTCCTGTGCTGCTTTAACCGGCGGGCTTATGACCTGTACCGGCGTGCGGTAAACGAGCCCTGAAGCAGCGTGACCGAAACCACCCCGCCCCTTGAAAACATTGCGTGTCAACCCTTTTGAAATTTCACTGTTTTACGGCAACCGCTCTATGACCGAGTAAGCTGGAGCTTTATTACAAATAGAGAAGGAGTTTTTATGGCTGCGATTACATTAGGAAATACCGGTATCAAAATTGAGAAAAACGGTTTTGGCTGTCTGCCCATTCAGCGGGTGACGAAGGAGGAGGCCGCCTATCTGCTCCACAAGGCGGCGGACGGGGGGATGAACTACTTTGACACCGCCCGGTCCTACTCCGACAGCGAGGAGAAGGTGGGCTATGCTTTCGCCGGGATGCGGGACAAGGTGGTTATTGCCACCAAGACCGGCGCTCAGACCGCCGAGGGAATGTGGGAGCATCTGGAGACCAGTCTGCGCCTGCTGAACACCGACTATATCGACGTCTACCAGTTCCACAACCCCGCCTTCTGTCCCAAGCCCGGCGGGGAGGACGGCCTGTACGACGCCGCCCTGGAGGCCAAAAAGCAGGGGAAAATTCGCCACATCGCTATCACCAACCACCGGCTGGCGGTGGCCCATGAGGCCGTCGACTCCGGGCTGTACGCCCTGCTCCAGTTCCCCTACAGCTACCTCTCCGGCCCCCAGGAGCAGGAACTGGTGGACAAGTGCCGGGCAAAGGGGATGGGCTTTGTGGCGATGAAGGGCATGGCCGGCGGACTGCTCCGAAACGGGACCGCCGCCGCCGTCTGGATGGCCCAGCAGGAGGGCGTTGTCCCCATCTGGGGCGTTCAGCACGAGTGGGAGCTGGACCAGTTCCTGTCCTGCGTGCCCGAGGCCCCCACAATGACCGAGGAGTACCGGACTCTCATTGAGAAGGACCGGGCCGAGCTCACTGGCAACTTCTGCCGGGGCTGCGGCTACTGCATGCCCTGCCCCGCGGGCATCCAGATCAACCAGTGCGCCCGGATCAGCCTGATGGTCCGCCGGGCCCCCGCCGCCGACTGGCTCAACGACTACTGGCAGGGCGAGATGAAGAAGATCGAGGGCTGCCTCCACTGCGGCCAGTGCGCCGCCAAATGCCCCTACGGCCTGGACACCCCCCAGCTGCTCCAGGACAACTATCAGGACTACTGGACCCACATCCAGGGATAAACAGGAACCGCCCCCCTCGAGCAAGAAGGGGGCGGTTATTTACTCAGTACACGCGCTGCACACAGATACTCTGGGCGGAGATCTGAGGCGGGAGACTGGCGGTCATCACGCCGTTAAAGACGATGCGCACCTGATCCCCGGGGTTTAGATTGCTGGTATTATGGTTGGTGTTGACCAGAACCTGTTGTCCGTTGGCGTTGTCGGTGACCAGCACCTGGGTGGTATTCCAGGACTGGACGACGGTTGCCAGCATAGTCACCATGGAAGTCACCTCCTGTTGGATAAGAATCCGTGATATCCTATGCGCCGGAGGGCAGGAGGGTGCTTACCGCCTCCCAGATGTCCCCGGCGACGGCCTCGATGTCCCGGTCCCCGGAGATGATTACCACCCGCTCCCGGTCCCGCTCCAGGGCAAAGGCCTTGAAGTACTGCGCCCGGGTGCGGGTGAGCCGGTCTTTTGTCTCGAACAGCTCGGCGCTCTCCCGATTTCGGGCGATGCGCTCCAGGGCCAGCTCCGGGGACACGTCGATGAACAGGGTGGCCGTGGGCCGCAGAAGGCCGGCGCAGGGGCGGTTGGCCTCAATGACCCACTCCAGGGGCAGGTCCACGCTCTGATAGGCGTAGGAGGAGAAGTAGTACCGGTCGGACAGCACAACCATCCCCCGGTCCACCGCCTGGCACAGGCCGGTCTCCTTGTTGAGGAGATGGTCCAGCCGGTCGGCGGCGAAGAGTGGGGCCACCACCCGGCTGTCGCATGTTACCTGCCCGGTGAGCACCTGGCGCAGCAGTTTCCCGATGGGGCCAGCCGTGGGCTCGCAGGTGGTCAGACAGGGGACGCCCGCCGCCTCCAGCCGCCGGGCCAGCAGCTGGAGCTGGGTGGATTTTCCGCTGCCGTCGATGCCCTCCAGGGCGAAGAATTGGCCTTGCATAGCGCGGGCCTCCTTGTCTTGTTGTAGGGGCGGATATCATCCGCCCGTTTGGTATTCAGGAGAGGCGGCGGGCGGATCATATCCGCCCCTACAGAGCGGCGAAAAACGCCTCGATCTCTTCTCGTTTTGCCTGAACGCCGCCCTGGACAAAGTCCGGCTTGCCGCCGCCCCGGCCGTTCAGGGCCTGGTTCAGCTCCTTTACCAGGCCCCGAAGGTCTCCGTTAAGTTGACCGGCGGCGTATTTATACCCCAAGGAATCATCTCCAGAGAAGCAGGCGCACCGCCCGCCGCAGGCGTGGAGCACTGCGTCGCACAGTCGGCGCAGTCCGTCGGGGGAGAGGCCGGCCTCAAAGAGGAGCACGTCTCCGGCCTGACGGTACTGCTCCGCCAGGGCGGCGAAGCGGCCCTCCTCCAGGGCCAGCAGCCGGGACTTGAGGGACTCATTCTCCCTCAGCAGCCGCTCCACTGCCGCCCCCGTCTCAAAGACCTTGGCGGACAGCAGGCGGGAGACCTGGATGTTTTGCTCCAGCGCCCGGTCCAGATAGCGGAAAGCCCGTCCGCCACACACCAGCTCAATGCGGACGCCCTCCCGGAGCTTCTGCATGGACAGCAGCTTCACCAGCCCCACCTGGGCGGGGTACCGCACATGGGTGCCGCAGCAGGCGCAGCAGTCCGCCCCGGGGAACGTCACAATGCGCACCTGTCCGGTGAGCTCCTTTTTGCTCCGGTAGTGGATGTTCTCCAGCTCCTGGGGGGAGGGGTAGGTGATCTCCGCCGGTTCGTTGACCTGCCAGAGGTGCCAGTTGGCCGTCCGCTCCAGCTGGGCAAACTGTTCCTCGGTGAGAGGGCGGTCGAAGTCGATGGTAATGACCTCCGCCCCCATATGGAAGCCCACATTCTCACAGCCCCACAGATAGTGGGCCAGCCCGGAGACGATATGCTCCCCGGAGTGTTGCTGCATCAGGTCAAACCGCCGGTCCCAGTCGATGACGCCGGTGACCGCCGTCCCCGCCTCCAGGGGGTGGTTGCAGGTGTGGACGATTTCGCCCTCCCGATTGTGGACCTCCAGTACCTTCACCTTGTCCCGGACGCCGGGGAGCTCCAGCCGCCCAGTGTCATAGGGCTGGCCGCCCCCCTCGGGGTAGAAGGCGGTGCGGTCGAGGATTATGTCAAAGCCCTTTTTGCCCTTGACACAGGAGAGGACATTTGCCTCAAATTTGACCAGAAAGGCGTCCTGTTCGTATAATTTTTCTGTCAT
It contains:
- the rimO gene encoding Ribosomal protein S12 methylthiotransferase RimO is translated as MPYKIAFISLGCAKNLVNTEQMMALCREAGHIVTGDPEGADVAVLNTCGFIESAKSEAIDNIIQLGELKQAGKLKKLLVAGCLSQRYPGDIRAELPEADGLLGTGSYADVVSAVEELMTGERPEYFGDIHRTYEDGARLVTTPPYTAYLKIAEGCSNGCAFCIIPRLRGKYRSRSMEALLAEARKLADSGVKELIVIAQDITRYGLDLEPRTSLAQLVRELCGLDFHWIRLHYLYPEAVTDDLIQVIASEPKVLHYLDIPIQHCNDGILEKMRRRNTKAELEELFDKLRAAMPDVVIRTSLICGLPGEGEAEFEELCGFLWEQKLQRVGVFQFSPEEGTLAAGMEDQVDPDAAARRVELVVDLQSRIMDGYNEERLGTVMEVLCEGFDSEAGCYAGRTYADSVDIDGRVLFTAAGLVPAGEFVNVRITGVSDGDLTGEIEE
- the pgsA gene encoding CDP-diacylglycerol--glycerol-3-phosphate 3-phosphatidyltransferase encodes the protein MNTANKLTILRVVMIPAFLLVLYLDVPYANYWALAIFAAASITDTLDGYIARHYNQITDFGKFMDPLADKCLVTAAMLWFVEVGQMPAWALLIVIVREFAVSGLRMVAADKGRVIAAGWSGKVKTAATMVCVLLMLLPLPEIVSQIGTAVIVLTTIYSGVEYFMKNADILTEAG
- the ymdB_2 gene encoding O-acetyl-ADP-ribose deacetylase, translated to MNQILVTQGDITRLDVECIVNAANRSLLGGGGVDGAIHRAAGPGLLAECRTLHGCETGEAKITKGYDLKAGYVIHTVGPIYSGTAQDERLLASCYRNSLELARSHDIHSIAFPAISTGVYGYPLEEAVPIAVETVRAWLAGHQDYPMTVVLCCFNRRAYDLYRRAVNEP
- the tmk gene encoding Thymidylate kinase, translated to MQGQFFALEGIDGSGKSTQLQLLARRLEAAGVPCLTTCEPTAGPIGKLLRQVLTGQVTCDSRVVAPLFAADRLDHLLNKETGLCQAVDRGMVVLSDRYYFSSYAYQSVDLPLEWVIEANRPCAGLLRPTATLFIDVSPELALERIARNRESAELFETKDRLTRTRAQYFKAFALERDRERVVIISGDRDIEAVAGDIWEAVSTLLPSGA
- the alaS_2 gene encoding Alanine--tRNA ligase, translated to MTEKLYEQDAFLVKFEANVLSCVKGKKGFDIILDRTAFYPEGGGQPYDTGRLELPGVRDKVKVLEVHNREGEIVHTCNHPLEAGTAVTGVIDWDRRFDLMQQHSGEHIVSGLAHYLWGCENVGFHMGAEVITIDFDRPLTEEQFAQLERTANWHLWQVNEPAEITYPSPQELENIHYRSKKELTGQVRIVTFPGADCCACCGTHVRYPAQVGLVKLLSMQKLREGVRIELVCGGRAFRYLDRALEQNIQVSRLLSAKVFETGAAVERLLRENESLKSRLLALEEGRFAALAEQYRQAGDVLLFEAGLSPDGLRRLCDAVLHACGGRCACFSGDDSLGYKYAAGQLNGDLRGLVKELNQALNGRGGGKPDFVQGGVQAKREEIEAFFAAL